Below is a genomic region from Triticum dicoccoides isolate Atlit2015 ecotype Zavitan chromosome 5A, WEW_v2.0, whole genome shotgun sequence.
GACGAGCCAAAAGCAGACCAGTGCAGTAAGCTACACCATGCGTTCAGAAAATTAGATTAGAAAAGAGGCATGCATAAGATCACAGCATGCATTTGCGCATTCATTCAGTAGCTAAAATCAACCTGCAGCATAGTTGGTGAGGCCAACTTCAAGACCATAGCGAGGCAACTCATGGGAGTAGGCAGCGGCCATCACAATATCACCAGCAATGGTAGCATAAACAATTTGTGCagtgacatccttgttggtctaaaGTACTATTGTTAAGCGATACAAAATATCTCCATGGTAATAATAAGCAGAAGCATATAGATGATTCACAAGTGCACAAATTATAATGAAGAAACTTTGAAGGATACAAATCGCACAACAAAACGGTACTTAGGAGTGTTGTACTTGTTCTTGTCCTGGTTTGTGAGCCTCAGCCTGGCCCTGTAGTCAGTCTTGCCCTCTGAGAAAACAAGGGGAAAAGGAAAATCACACTATCAGAATCGCTGTTAGATGACAAGTAGCAGATTCATGGAGCGGCAGGTGTTGAAGACTTACGGCGCCTTCTCTTGAACTTGACTTGGAAACGCTTGGAGTACGCCCTTGTCTTCTGGTTCTTGATGTACACCTACAAGACATATCAAACAGAAGCACATGAGTACACCTAGGTTTGGAACATCAGTGCTACCCAGGAAATCCTAGTAATCACTCACGCGGCACAAACAAAACATTGAAGACAAGATTTTAAGTGGTTCATAGTTCCATTAAATGACGAGAAACCTCATGGAGCATCCCAAGTTAGGAATAATCACAACTGGTAATTCCTAAATGAACCCCGAGTCTACTGTGCGAGCAGAAACAAAACCACACCAACAGTCATCCCTCGTCAATCCACCACAATGATGAATCTGGTCTAAGAAATGGGAACTTCTTCTCGCATCAGTTGTTAAACGATTAGCGCAGGCAATACTACTACGGCATGATTCGCGAGCAACAAATTCTTATGAAGCAGCAGAAATCCAGATCTAGCAGATTCTACGAGCTGCGAGGACGATTACTCCGCGACACAGAGCAAGCACACCGCAGATCTGACTAGGAGGTGCTAAACCCTAAAGCCCCGGGTCACAAGCTATGAAACAAATCGAAAACCTAGGCGACGGCCACCGCGGCGGAGGCGCACGGAAGCCAGACGCTGCGGGCGGACCGAAGCAGCAGCCATGGAGGAAGAGGAGAGCAGAGGAGGTCGGACGTACCATCTCGCCTGCGAGGAGGGAGCTCCTGcggaaggaggcggcggcggcggcgggggcgggcgggCGAGCGAAAGGGCTAGGGATGGGAGCAGCGTGGTGGCACTTATATATACGAGGGGGCGGGCCTGGCTGCTTGCTGGGCCGCGCTGCGAGTCGCCCCCGAATGGGTGGGCCTCTTTCGGTCTGCCTCTAAGGCCCATGAGCTGCGTTTCGGTTTCTTTTTCCGTGGGCTCACTGGAGAGGAGAGCATAACGCCCGCTGTTGCTGTCGCAGTTGCAGAGGGAGAGAGCAGTTGCTCGTTCCTTCGCTCGTCTCCCGTTCCGTGTCCCTCCGGCGGATCACCgttggcgatggcgacggcgatcCCGTCCCTGCTCGCGGCGCTGCTGGCCGGCTGCGTCATCCTCGCGGTGCCGACGACGGCGACGGACCACGTCGTCGGGGGCTCGCTCTGGTCCATCCCCACAAGCAGCGACTACTACCGCAACTGGGCGGGCAACACGACGATCTTCGTCGGCGACAACCTCGGTGAGCCACCCATCACCGTTCCTCTCAAGCGCGAGCGCTACAGAGCACGAGTGCAGTTGGTGTCTGTTCTCTGACGAgaatgcgtgcgtgcgtgcagtgTTCAGGTTCGACGCGGGGATGTACGACGTGGTGGAGGTGGGGGGCTGGGAGTACAAGGCCTGCTCGTGGGTGGACCAATACTCGGACACCTTGAAGAGCAGCCCCGCCGTGTTCCACCTCGACTTCGCCGGCGTCAAATACTACGTCTGCACCATCGGCAACTACTGCTCCCTCGGCGTCAAGATCTGGGTCTCGGTCCAGCAGGCCTAGCACAGCACGGTGCCTCTCGCCCTGCAATCTCTGCAGTAATAAACTCCTTTCAACTGCTACTCCTGTTTTCTTCTACGTAGTATGTTATTCCAATATAATGGAATTGTGCTTAGGTCGACAATAATGGAAATAGATCATAATGTGCATGGTGATGATCATGATGCCAGCCTGATTAAAAACCTGATCAAAAACCACAAACATGCTTTGCAAAATTGTCCACGGTTCTGCTTAGACAACGTATTCAGACAGCGTTCGTTAGTTTTCACAAACAGATTGCTTTTATACGAGTATCACACTACATTAAGAGTAGCCACGTAGCATTTttcaaaagacatggatggatacagCCCCGGCGCCAAACGGGCAAAAATCAGCTTCATCGATAACACCACCAAAACCCCAGAGAGCAGGCAGGCATCTTGATCTTGGGTCCCCAAAAAGCTTGCCCAACCCTAGCTTACTGTTGTGCGCACTGCACTCTTTGGGCACCGCCTCCAGGCATCTCGTCGTCCTCGTCgtacgcctcctgagcagcagcatgGGCTTTCCTGCGCATCTCCTCCTCCATGTTGACATCATGCATCGTCGTCTCCTCGCATTCGTCAAGCTCCATGTCGGTCAGCTTGGATGCAGGCTTTGGTGGAAGCACAGCCTCGAGAGCCTTGCACTGATCCGGTGCCAGCGAGTCGGGGAATTCCACTGTGAAATGAATGTAGAGCTTGCCCTTCATGAACGGCCTCTGGTACATCGGCATTCCCTCGTCGCTGATTGCCTTGAATGAATCTGCTCAGATTTTGAAACCAAAGATTATCATCAACTACATTTTTTGCATGAACATACACATTGGTCGCTGAGATCTATGAGGCCATACCAGGCTTGACAATTTCACCAGGGTTTGATTTAATGAGCAGCTGCCTGTTGTCCAGATGGGTCAGGACGAGTTGGAACCCACAAAGAGCTTCAGTGAGAGATATGGTATGCTCATAGAAGAGATCATCGCCCTTTCGCTTGAACTTCGGGTGTTCCTTCTGCTGGACGACAAATACAATGTCTCCAGTAACAGTGTCAGGCTGAAAACAAAACACACTGTTAGTTTGTGGACATCGAAGCAAAGCTACACAATAAAGAGTAATAAAGAATATCATAGACTGAACAAGCGTACCGCCTCATCAGCTTCACCAGGGAAGGTGATCTTCTGGTTGTGTTGCATCCCCTTCTCAACGTGAACCTCCAGAACTTTCTTCTCCTGAAGAACCTTCTCACCCTTGCAGCCTGGGCAGCGATCCTTGTCATTAATACTCTCCCCGGTGCCCTTGCAATCATTGCAGGCCTGCTGCATCTGCTGTATCATGGAAGGCCCCAGCTGACGAATAGTCACTTTCATGCCTGAACCCTGGCAACCTGGGCACCTCATGGAAGCACCAGACTTGGAGCCCTTGCTGAAATAAACAAGGAACTATGTTCAAGACCAGCACTACAGAAAACACATGGTCAACTGGGAAGGAACAAACTAGACTTACCCCTTGCACTTGGAGCAGAGGACGCTGCGGGAAAGAGAGAGCTTCTTCGAAGTACCATTGTAAAGATCTTCTAGAGAAGCTTTAAGTGGATGGACAACATCCTCTCCCCTCCTTTGCCTTCTGCCCCtgctgctgccaccaccaccacctgtgcaCAAAATATACATATGCAATTTATTTATTGCATCAAGACGGCATGCACTATATAACAGAGTTTGATGGTCAAACAGAAAAATAGGTTGCCTTCAAACAATACCTCCAAAAGAGGGCCCGAAAAATGATGAGAAGATGTCAAATGGATcaactccaccacctcctcctccacccaTTCCCTCCTTGAGAGCATCTTCGCCATACTGATCATAGATCTCACGCTTCTCAGGGTCACTCAAAACCTCATAGGCTTGTGCCAGCTCCTTGAACTGAAATAAAATTTAAACAACACATACATTTGAAATAAGCCTTCCATTCTGCAGATCATGGTAAATCAGCAGATAATATTGGCATGAGAGCAAAAACAACAGTACAGAAAAACGACAATGGTATATTTGCGCAAACTAGATACATTTGAACCCTTCCCAGGCAGAATCCCATCACATCCAATAACTTTTTTCACAGTTTAAAGAGTAAATTTTGTTAAATTTACATCAAAGCAAGAAATATCATATTACACAACATAAGCAAGACAAAAAAGCAAATTCTGTACCACTCCACCACAGCAAAGTAACAGAATAAAGAGATTACAGTTGTCAAGCAGATCAATCACCCAATATATCACAGATAAGCAAGAAGCATAATAAATAAACAGACATCATACAGATCTAAGAACTGTCCAACAGATAAATTACCCTGATAGATCACAGCATTTAACCAATAGAACATTGTCCTAACAAACTGGCCACTTTTAGTAAGGGAATCTGCATCAGAGCAAAAATGGGGGTGCTGTAGAAAACCATAAGTTCCACATAGATGTCATATGATAAGCTTCATAAAAGTCCAAAAACAGATAAGGCGAATGATCCTTCGTATGAAATACAGACTGGACGGATATCATTTTCTGTCAACAGCATGGGATTTGACACTTCCATACACAATTATCAGCAGGGACATCGTGCATGACCAATGGAATGTATAACCACCCCATGTGATAAGCTAGCTAAAAGATGGGCTTCCATGATATGGGAATGTTGCATGTCCCACATGCTGCCCTATTGATGGACTCCTATATAACAAGTAACAACTGGGAACAGTCACTGTCGAGGGGTGGTGGAATTGTGGTGCGTGAGGTGACATTCTCATGTATTACTCGTGGCGACATCAGAGCAAGAAGCATCAGATGTCTTCCCATGACACTAACAAAACGGTTGTCCGCCTTATAACGAACTATAAAAGACGACCAGAAATATGCATTATCCACAGATGAATCACCAAATGAGTACTATCCAACCAGGAGCATTTTTTAAGCTACTAAGTCTTAATTAACAATGAAGATGCAAAATAACTGCCCTGCAAAAAGATGCAAACAACTGTACTTCTGTTCCCCGAATCTAGCCAAATTTACGCCGAGGGAAACTTTACTATACGTATCAGTAGCCAGCACTCCAGAAAGCAATAGCCGTCACCCAAAGATCGCGATCATGACCACTTCACATCAAACCACAACAAACAGGGCAAGCACTCCTTGACTAGCCACAGCAAATCCTCTTCTTTTCCTTCTGCGAATCGCCACTGCAAATCCTCGAAGACGCAACGGGAGCTACAAACCCCAGCAGAAGCAGATCGTCATCAACCCACACAAAATTCGCAGCTCGGCCACATCACAGATTGCCCCTACGCGAATTGACTCCCTGCACCGAACGAACTTCCCGCGCCCGATCTATCTAGTTCTACCTTGCCATAGCAGATCAGATCACACCAGATCGCGCCCGAACGGACCGAAAAAGTAGCAGCTAAGACGCGATGATCGCAGGGGAGGAGGGGGGGATCGGACCTTCTCGGGGTCTCCGCCCTTGTCGGGGTGGTTCTTGATGGCGGCCTTGCGGTAGGCCTTCTTGAGGTCGTCCTGGGCGGCGTTCTTGGGCACCCCGAGCACCTCGTAGTACTTGGTGTTGTCGCTCTTCTTGGGGGCGCGGCCGAACATCTTGGCCGgcggggtggtgggtgggatgggtAGGCCCTCCTCGCGCGCCGCCGCCGGTCGCCTCTCTCCCGCGGGCGTGGGAGCGGAGACGAGGAGGCGGTCAAAGTCGGGCGGCCG
It encodes:
- the LOC119303000 gene encoding dnaJ protein homolog 2-like; the protein is MFGRAPKKSDNTKYYEVLGVPKNAAQDDLKKAYRKAAIKNHPDKGGDPEKFKELAQAYEVLSDPEKREIYDQYGEDALKEGMGGGGGGGVDPFDIFSSFFGPSFGGGGGGSSRGRRQRRGEDVVHPLKASLEDLYNGTSKKLSLSRSVLCSKCKGKGSKSGASMRCPGCQGSGMKVTIRQLGPSMIQQMQQACNDCKGTGESINDKDRCPGCKGEKVLQEKKVLEVHVEKGMQHNQKITFPGEADEAPDTVTGDIVFVVQQKEHPKFKRKGDDLFYEHTISLTEALCGFQLVLTHLDNRQLLIKSNPGEIVKPDSFKAISDEGMPMYQRPFMKGKLYIHFTVEFPDSLAPDQCKALEAVLPPKPASKLTDMELDECEETTMHDVNMEEEMRRKAHAAAQEAYDEDDEMPGGGAQRVQCAQQ